From the genome of Geobacter sp. SVR, one region includes:
- a CDS encoding putative manganese-dependent inorganic diphosphatase, translating into MKKIFVIGHRNPDTDSIASAIAYAALKRQLGQSNVVAAAAGEPNPQTRYVLERLGIEPPPVLPDVHPKVRDIIKREPVTAMASAPLRDALQLFHQHAIRVLPVVDSARVPVGMVSLLKLSEKFLVAGSDRTRGIDTSLASLAGCLEGTFLAGDPADEVEHLHLFIGAMIEESFSGKIAGYEANSLLILTGDRPSIQLAAIERGVRLLVVTGGFAIADELLNKARQAGVTVMTTPHDTATAAWLARLSTPLACFVEPRFETIGVGEALTDLRLKMLHSGEPAVVAVEVDGTIAGVATKSSLLAPIPYALILVDHNELAQAVLGAGDVEILEVIDHHKLGNSPTSQPITFMAVPVGSTCTVIASLYRERGIVPDRTIAGLLLAGILSDTVILKSPTTTGRDREMTEWLEEHSGLDHGVFGKEIFLSCSGFGAYGSPEKAVLADFKHFASAGVSFGIGQVEVVGFDEFYRIKDQVAEALKRVRHQDRLDLAGVMVTDIYSETTLLLTEGKNELAHVMGYPQLEPQLYELKGVLSRKKQMVPHLMKVLGAL; encoded by the coding sequence ATGAAAAAAATCTTCGTCATCGGACATCGTAATCCCGATACCGATTCGATTGCGTCAGCCATCGCCTATGCCGCTCTGAAGCGCCAGCTTGGCCAGTCCAATGTCGTTGCCGCAGCTGCAGGCGAGCCTAACCCCCAGACCCGTTACGTGCTGGAGCGGCTCGGGATTGAGCCGCCGCCGGTGCTGCCTGACGTCCATCCGAAGGTCAGGGACATCATCAAGCGCGAGCCGGTCACTGCCATGGCCAGTGCCCCCCTGCGGGATGCCCTGCAGCTGTTCCATCAGCACGCGATCCGGGTCCTGCCGGTGGTTGACTCCGCCCGTGTCCCGGTTGGTATGGTTTCGCTGCTGAAGCTGTCGGAAAAATTTCTGGTGGCGGGTTCAGACCGTACGAGAGGGATCGATACGTCGCTGGCCTCACTGGCGGGCTGCCTGGAGGGGACCTTTCTGGCTGGTGACCCGGCCGATGAGGTGGAGCATCTGCACCTCTTTATCGGTGCGATGATCGAGGAATCCTTTTCCGGCAAAATTGCCGGTTATGAGGCGAATTCCCTGCTGATCCTGACTGGGGACCGCCCCTCGATCCAACTGGCTGCCATCGAGCGGGGGGTGCGGCTGCTGGTGGTGACCGGCGGGTTTGCCATTGCCGACGAACTGCTGAACAAGGCCCGGCAGGCCGGAGTCACGGTGATGACGACACCGCACGATACCGCCACCGCCGCCTGGCTGGCCCGTCTTTCCACGCCGTTGGCCTGCTTTGTCGAGCCGCGCTTCGAAACGATCGGGGTAGGGGAGGCGCTGACCGACCTGCGGCTCAAGATGCTCCATTCGGGCGAGCCGGCCGTGGTGGCGGTCGAGGTGGACGGAACCATCGCCGGGGTGGCCACGAAATCGTCGCTGCTGGCCCCGATTCCGTACGCCCTGATCCTGGTTGACCACAACGAATTGGCACAGGCGGTGCTCGGGGCCGGTGACGTCGAGATTCTGGAAGTCATCGATCACCACAAATTGGGAAACTCCCCCACCAGCCAGCCCATAACCTTCATGGCCGTGCCGGTCGGCAGCACCTGCACCGTGATAGCCTCGTTGTATCGCGAGCGCGGCATCGTGCCCGATCGCACCATTGCCGGCCTGCTCCTGGCCGGCATCCTTTCCGATACCGTCATTTTGAAGTCCCCCACCACCACCGGTCGCGACCGGGAGATGACCGAGTGGCTGGAGGAACACTCCGGGCTCGATCATGGTGTCTTCGGCAAGGAGATTTTCCTGTCGTGCAGCGGGTTCGGCGCCTACGGAAGCCCCGAGAAAGCCGTTCTGGCGGACTTCAAGCATTTCGCTTCCGCCGGTGTCTCCTTCGGCATCGGACAGGTGGAGGTGGTTGGTTTCGATGAGTTCTACAGGATCAAGGATCAGGTGGCCGAGGCTCTCAAGCGGGTCAGGCATCAGGATCGCCTCGATCTGGCCGGTGTGATGGTGACCGACATTTACAGCGAGACGACACTCCTGCTGACGGAGGGAAAGAACGAGCTGGCCCATGTGATGGGGTATCCCCAACTCGAACCGCAACTGTATGAGCTGAAAGGGGTTTTGTCGCGCAAAAAGCAGATGGTGCCGCACCTGATGAAGGTGCTGGGCGCCCTGTAG
- a CDS encoding BCAM0308 family protein — protein MVTTTRRIEERGQRTPRSLNPYDVEGIRGTAFCECGAVFRSKRWYSGDGGAAAPEARRLVCPACRRTADDNPGGILFMRGDFFSKHEDELRGLVQQIGQSITHKNRLSRIMKITSEAGGIAVATTDAKLAQKLGRELFKSHHGELNFKWNDKEEAVRVYWSR, from the coding sequence ATGGTAACCACCACCAGAAGGATCGAGGAGAGAGGGCAGCGCACCCCCCGAAGCCTGAATCCCTATGATGTCGAGGGTATCAGGGGAACCGCCTTCTGCGAGTGCGGCGCGGTTTTTCGGAGTAAACGCTGGTACAGCGGAGATGGCGGGGCAGCGGCACCGGAGGCGCGCAGACTGGTCTGCCCGGCCTGCCGGCGCACTGCAGACGATAACCCGGGGGGCATCCTGTTCATGCGGGGTGATTTCTTCTCGAAACATGAGGACGAGTTACGCGGCCTGGTCCAGCAGATAGGACAATCGATCACCCACAAGAACCGGCTCAGCAGGATCATGAAGATCACCAGCGAAGCCGGCGGCATAGCGGTGGCCACGACAGATGCGAAGCTGGCCCAGAAGCTGGGGCGGGAACTGTTCAAATCCCATCACGGGGAATTGAACTTCAAGTGGAACGACAAGGAGGAAGCAGTGCGGGTCTACTGGTCACGCTGA
- the wrbA gene encoding NAD(P)H:quinone oxidoreductase, whose translation MKVLVLFYSMYGHIYRMAEEVAAGVREVEGAEAVVRRVPETLPQEVLEQMGAVGPQQAFSHIPICTVDELTGYDAIIFGTPTRFGNMCGQMRQFLDATGRIWFTGGLVGKVGGVFTGSATQHGGQESTILTFHTFLLHQGMVIVGLPYTFAGQMRIDEITGGSPYGASTIAGGQGERLPSENELAAARFQGRHTATIAAKLAA comes from the coding sequence ATGAAAGTTCTGGTACTGTTTTATTCCATGTACGGTCACATCTATCGAATGGCGGAAGAGGTTGCGGCAGGGGTCCGCGAGGTCGAGGGCGCCGAGGCGGTCGTTCGCCGCGTGCCGGAAACGCTCCCGCAGGAGGTACTGGAGCAAATGGGGGCGGTCGGGCCGCAGCAGGCCTTCAGCCATATCCCGATCTGCACGGTCGACGAATTGACCGGGTATGACGCCATCATTTTCGGCACTCCGACGCGTTTCGGCAACATGTGCGGCCAGATGCGCCAGTTCCTCGACGCCACCGGCCGGATCTGGTTCACCGGCGGTCTGGTCGGCAAGGTCGGCGGTGTTTTTACCGGCAGTGCAACGCAGCATGGCGGACAGGAATCGACCATTCTGACTTTTCATACCTTTCTGCTGCACCAGGGCATGGTGATAGTCGGCCTTCCCTACACCTTTGCCGGACAGATGAGGATCGATGAAATCACCGGCGGTTCCCCGTATGGTGCCTCCACGATCGCCGGAGGTCAGGGAGAGCGGCTTCCCAGCGAAAACGAGCTGGCAGCGGCACGGTTTCAGGGCAGGCATACGGCAACGATTGCTGCCAAGCTGGCGGCCTGA
- a CDS encoding cold-shock protein, whose protein sequence is MATGTVKWFNESKGFGFISQDDGSGDVFVHFSAIAGSGFKTLAEGDKVSFDVVKGPKGLQAENVQKS, encoded by the coding sequence ATGGCGACAGGAACGGTAAAGTGGTTCAACGAGAGTAAGGGATTCGGTTTCATCTCCCAGGATGACGGCAGCGGCGACGTGTTCGTGCATTTTTCCGCCATTGCGGGCAGCGGATTCAAAACCCTGGCAGAGGGGGACAAGGTCAGCTTCGACGTGGTCAAGGGGCCGAAGGGGCTTCAGGCGGAAAATGTCCAGAAGAGCTAG
- a CDS encoding glyceraldehyde-3-phosphate dehydrogenase: MSNQKQEDYLKDWQGLEEHAELMLPLIGRLYRDHNIVTTVYGRSLVHSATIDIIKAHRFARQILDSELSVRETLPILEAIAKLDLAPARIDIGRLTVRYQALGGTMGVEEFVRQELAAVNTGRSPILEEPQDIVLYGFGRIGRLLARILVEKSGSGEKLRLRAAVVRKGSADDLVKRASLLRRDSVHGQFHGVITVDEEENAIIVNGNMIRIIYADAPENVDYGQYGIHNAILIDNTGKWRDREGLGRHLKAQGISQVILTAPGKGDIPNVVAGVNNELITRSEKIFSAASCTTNAIVPVLKAISDRFGILSGHVETCHSYTNDQNLIDNYHKNNRRGRSAPLNMVITETGAAKAVAKVIPELAGKLTGNAIRVPTPNVSLAILNLELGRSVDVAELNGYLRDISLDSPLQNQIDYTNSPEVVSSDFVGSRHAGVVDSLATIVQGNRCVLYVWYDNEFGYSCQVVRMVQKMAGLELPSLPN; this comes from the coding sequence ATGAGCAATCAGAAACAGGAAGATTATCTGAAGGACTGGCAAGGACTGGAAGAACACGCTGAATTGATGCTTCCCCTGATCGGCCGTCTGTACCGCGACCACAACATCGTTACCACGGTATATGGCCGTTCGCTGGTTCACAGCGCCACGATCGACATCATCAAGGCGCATCGCTTCGCCCGTCAGATCCTGGACAGCGAGTTGTCGGTGCGGGAGACGCTTCCCATTCTCGAGGCCATTGCCAAGCTCGATCTGGCACCGGCCAGAATCGATATCGGCAGGTTGACGGTCCGCTATCAGGCCCTGGGGGGCACGATGGGGGTGGAAGAGTTCGTCCGGCAGGAGCTGGCAGCAGTCAATACCGGCCGCAGCCCGATACTGGAAGAGCCGCAGGATATCGTACTCTATGGTTTCGGAAGGATCGGAAGGCTGTTGGCCCGCATTCTGGTCGAGAAGTCGGGCAGCGGTGAAAAATTGCGCCTGCGTGCCGCAGTAGTCCGCAAGGGGAGTGCCGACGATCTGGTCAAGCGTGCCAGCCTGCTGCGCCGCGACTCGGTGCATGGCCAGTTTCACGGGGTAATCACAGTCGATGAGGAAGAAAACGCAATCATCGTCAACGGCAACATGATTCGCATCATCTATGCCGATGCTCCCGAGAACGTGGATTACGGCCAGTACGGGATCCACAATGCCATTCTGATCGACAATACCGGCAAGTGGCGCGACCGCGAAGGTCTGGGGCGTCATCTGAAGGCACAGGGCATCAGCCAGGTGATTTTGACCGCCCCGGGCAAAGGGGACATTCCCAATGTAGTGGCCGGCGTCAACAACGAGCTGATCACGCGCAGCGAGAAGATCTTCTCCGCTGCCAGCTGCACCACCAATGCCATCGTGCCGGTGTTGAAGGCGATCAGCGACCGCTTCGGCATTCTCAGCGGTCACGTGGAAACCTGCCACTCCTATACCAACGACCAGAACCTGATCGACAACTATCATAAGAACAATCGCCGCGGGCGCAGCGCCCCGCTCAACATGGTCATTACCGAGACCGGCGCCGCCAAGGCGGTTGCCAAGGTTATCCCCGAGCTGGCCGGCAAGCTGACCGGCAATGCCATCCGCGTGCCGACCCCCAATGTGTCGCTGGCCATTCTGAACCTGGAACTGGGGCGGTCAGTCGACGTGGCCGAACTGAACGGGTATCTGCGCGATATCTCTCTCGATTCTCCGCTGCAGAACCAGATCGACTACACCAATTCACCCGAGGTGGTTTCCAGCGATTTCGTCGGATCGCGCCATGCCGGGGTGGTCGACTCCCTGGCAACCATCGTTCAGGGCAACCGCTGTGTCCTGTACGTCTGGTACGACAACGAGTTCGGTTACAGCTGTCAGGTTGTGCGCATGGTGCAGAAGATGGCCGGCCTGGAGCTTCCCTCACTCCCCAATTAG
- a CDS encoding ADP-ribose-binding protein, whose protein sequence is MQEIVADMWGFAGQAVIAITTNGTVTGDGRAVFGRGCARQAGARYPDLAHRLGGLLLEHGNHVFPLGHGLVSFPVEETAWSLPDPLLIARSAQELRMLADHEGWTRVVVPRPGCGYGGLEWGMVRPLLEPMFDQRFTVIRIE, encoded by the coding sequence ATGCAGGAGATCGTCGCAGACATGTGGGGCTTTGCAGGGCAGGCGGTGATTGCGATCACGACCAATGGCACGGTCACCGGGGACGGCCGGGCCGTTTTCGGGCGGGGCTGTGCGCGCCAGGCGGGTGCACGCTATCCGGATCTTGCTCATCGGCTGGGGGGGCTGCTTCTGGAGCATGGCAATCATGTCTTCCCGCTTGGCCACGGCTTGGTCAGTTTTCCAGTGGAAGAAACCGCCTGGAGTCTGCCTGATCCGCTGCTGATCGCGCGTTCCGCCCAAGAGTTGCGGATGCTGGCCGATCATGAGGGGTGGACCCGGGTGGTGGTGCCGCGCCCCGGCTGCGGCTATGGCGGGCTCGAGTGGGGCATGGTACGGCCTTTGCTTGAGCCGATGTTCGACCAGCGTTTCACCGTGATTCGCATCGAATGA
- a CDS encoding ATP-binding protein has protein sequence MFNLKPDVVARLERVLSSVEMLLPQAIAPIDWSTCHAANWRRHSFSGYLEPVKVTDTTTLKELLGVDEQKEIMVNNTRQFLKGLPANNALLWGSRGSGKSSLVKALLNEFAPQGLRFIQVEKEDLIYLSEIFTAVENQPYRFILLCDDLTFEVGELSYKMLKSALDGSVYSAPENVLIYVTSNRRHLLPEYEGDHLGGKYVRGELQQSEAIEEKVSLSDRFGIWVAFYAFSQDRYLDAVRLNVEREARERKMDIPWSRELEREAVQWSHDKSKRCGRTAFQFSKNWVGRYLLEKQGA, from the coding sequence ATGTTCAATCTGAAACCCGACGTAGTTGCCCGGCTCGAGCGTGTGCTCAGCTCGGTTGAAATGCTGCTGCCGCAAGCCATCGCCCCCATCGACTGGTCGACCTGCCATGCCGCCAACTGGCGCCGCCACTCATTTTCCGGCTACCTGGAACCGGTCAAGGTGACCGATACAACCACCCTGAAAGAGCTGCTGGGCGTGGATGAGCAGAAGGAGATCATGGTCAACAACACCCGCCAGTTCCTGAAGGGGCTGCCGGCCAACAATGCCCTGCTGTGGGGATCACGCGGCTCGGGCAAGTCTTCGCTGGTGAAGGCCCTGCTGAACGAGTTCGCTCCCCAGGGGCTGCGTTTCATCCAGGTGGAGAAAGAAGACCTGATCTACCTCTCCGAAATCTTTACCGCCGTGGAAAACCAGCCGTACCGCTTCATTCTGCTGTGCGACGACCTGACCTTCGAAGTGGGAGAGCTCAGCTACAAAATGCTGAAAAGCGCCCTGGACGGGTCGGTCTATTCGGCTCCCGAAAACGTCCTGATCTATGTCACGTCCAACCGCCGCCATCTGTTGCCCGAATACGAGGGGGATCACCTGGGGGGGAAATATGTGCGGGGGGAACTGCAGCAGAGCGAGGCCATCGAGGAAAAGGTTTCCCTGTCCGACCGTTTCGGCATCTGGGTCGCCTTCTATGCATTCTCCCAGGACCGCTACCTGGATGCGGTGCGCCTCAACGTGGAGCGCGAGGCCCGCGAGCGCAAGATGGATATCCCCTGGAGCAGGGAACTGGAACGGGAGGCCGTCCAGTGGTCCCACGACAAGAGCAAACGCTGCGGCCGGACCGCCTTCCAGTTTTCGAAGAACTGGGTGGGACGGTATCTGCTCGAAAAACAGGGGGCCTGA
- a CDS encoding MerR family transcriptional regulator, with protein MSIDKTWYTVEEIADKFGLEIPLILKWVEDGVVRAEMTGARVDTININDVELKVQEMTGI; from the coding sequence ATGTCCATCGATAAAACCTGGTACACCGTGGAAGAGATTGCCGACAAGTTCGGACTGGAAATACCGCTGATCCTGAAATGGGTCGAGGATGGCGTGGTGCGTGCCGAGATGACCGGAGCACGGGTGGATACGATCAACATAAACGACGTGGAACTCAAGGTGCAGGAGATGACCGGAATCTGA
- the merA gene encoding mercury(II) reductase has product MKSAPDLIILGSGSTAFAAALRASSYGARVLMCEKSVLGGTCINWGCIPSKTLIHAALFNYEAHLGAGLGLPISEASGGLDYERLAVHRDEVVLKLRQERYLDVLKQMPGLEVVKGTARFEDLHTIRVDERRFRADRFLVAVGGVPRVPAIPGLDQCGYLTSRSALLTNKIPASLVMIGGGVIAVELGQMYHRLGCRLTILEHGPRLLPAVEREPAEAIQDILAREGLAIVPDATVCSVGQADGQSVVEVEVRGERLRFSGEKLLLALGTTPATADIGLNNAGVEMDGKGFIKTDSSMRTSAAGIWAAGDVTGGMMIATVGAREGIVAVDDMFNPGCGCTMDYLTAPMAIFTDPEVGMVGHGEESARQAGYDVMVNTIPASAIPKAHVTGATAGVIKMVADRATGRLLGVHLACHRGAEMINEAALALHLKATVEDLATTMHVYPSIGEGLKLCAQGFSRDLSKLSCCAE; this is encoded by the coding sequence ATGAAGAGCGCGCCCGACCTGATCATCCTCGGCTCCGGTTCAACCGCCTTTGCAGCGGCTTTACGAGCTTCGTCCTACGGGGCCCGGGTGCTGATGTGCGAGAAGAGCGTCCTGGGAGGGACCTGCATCAACTGGGGCTGCATTCCCAGCAAGACGCTGATCCATGCTGCGCTGTTCAATTACGAGGCCCATCTGGGGGCCGGACTCGGACTCCCGATCAGTGAGGCGAGCGGCGGACTCGATTATGAACGGCTTGCAGTTCATCGGGATGAAGTGGTATTAAAGCTCCGGCAGGAGCGCTATCTCGATGTGCTCAAGCAAATGCCGGGGCTGGAAGTGGTCAAAGGGACGGCCCGTTTCGAGGACCTCCACACGATCAGGGTCGACGAGCGCCGGTTTCGCGCCGACCGCTTTCTGGTGGCGGTGGGGGGAGTGCCGCGCGTTCCTGCTATCCCCGGCCTTGACCAGTGCGGCTATCTGACCAGCCGCAGCGCTCTTTTGACCAACAAGATCCCCGCCTCGCTGGTGATGATCGGGGGGGGAGTGATTGCGGTGGAACTGGGCCAGATGTACCACCGCCTGGGATGCCGGCTGACCATCCTCGAGCACGGACCGCGGCTGCTGCCTGCAGTCGAGCGGGAACCGGCCGAAGCCATCCAGGATATACTCGCGCGGGAAGGGCTGGCAATCGTGCCGGATGCGACGGTGTGCTCGGTGGGGCAGGCGGATGGCCAGAGCGTGGTGGAGGTCGAGGTGCGCGGAGAGCGCCTGAGGTTTTCGGGTGAGAAACTCTTGCTGGCTCTGGGAACCACCCCTGCCACGGCCGATATCGGCCTGAACAATGCCGGCGTGGAAATGGACGGTAAGGGCTTTATCAAGACCGACAGCTCCATGCGTACAAGCGCCGCCGGAATCTGGGCTGCCGGCGATGTCACCGGCGGGATGATGATTGCCACGGTGGGAGCCCGGGAGGGCATCGTGGCGGTGGACGACATGTTCAATCCCGGCTGTGGCTGCACCATGGATTATCTGACCGCTCCCATGGCCATTTTTACCGATCCCGAGGTGGGAATGGTCGGCCATGGGGAGGAGAGCGCCCGGCAGGCGGGCTACGATGTGATGGTCAACACCATCCCGGCCAGCGCCATTCCCAAGGCCCATGTAACCGGTGCCACAGCGGGCGTGATCAAGATGGTCGCCGACCGCGCCACCGGCAGACTGCTCGGCGTGCACCTGGCGTGTCACCGCGGTGCGGAAATGATTAACGAGGCCGCTCTGGCCCTGCACCTGAAGGCAACGGTGGAAGATCTTGCCACGACCATGCATGTCTATCCTTCCATCGGGGAAGGGCTGAAGCTTTGTGCCCAGGGTTTCAGCCGGGACCTCAGCAAGCTTTCCTGCTGCGCCGAATGA
- a CDS encoding rhomboid family intramembrane serine protease: MTQRAVLCPRCRRLIGSDESVCSWCGTSRTAPWWQLLSWSRGALGGEGLVKAIITANIIWYAVSLIYSRGSAGGGVLGLLAPDKTSLLVLGATGTVPIDHFGRVWTLLSANYLHGGIFHIIFNMMAMRQIAPWVSSEFGPSRMFTIYTLGGVFGFWVSYLAGVAFTIGASAGVCSLIGALLYFGKSRGGAYGNSVYREVSGWVISLAIFGLIIPGINNWGHGGGVVAGIILGRLLGYDQRRAESAAYRAIAVLCAVATIAVLGWALVGAFF; encoded by the coding sequence ATGACGCAACGTGCAGTCTTATGTCCGCGGTGCCGGCGGCTGATCGGAAGCGACGAATCGGTCTGCTCCTGGTGCGGCACCTCCCGCACGGCACCCTGGTGGCAACTGCTGTCCTGGTCGCGCGGCGCACTGGGTGGCGAGGGCTTGGTCAAGGCGATCATCACCGCCAATATCATATGGTATGCCGTGTCGCTGATATACTCCCGGGGCAGCGCCGGAGGAGGAGTGCTGGGACTGCTGGCGCCGGACAAGACCAGCCTGCTGGTGCTGGGAGCGACCGGTACGGTTCCGATTGACCATTTCGGACGGGTCTGGACCCTGTTAAGTGCGAATTACCTGCATGGCGGGATTTTCCATATCATCTTCAACATGATGGCCATGCGCCAGATAGCGCCATGGGTTTCCAGCGAGTTCGGCCCCAGCAGGATGTTCACCATCTATACCCTGGGTGGCGTGTTCGGATTCTGGGTCTCCTATCTGGCCGGCGTGGCATTTACCATCGGGGCCTCGGCCGGGGTGTGCAGCCTGATCGGCGCTTTGCTGTACTTCGGCAAAAGCAGGGGAGGAGCCTACGGCAATTCGGTGTACCGGGAAGTGAGCGGCTGGGTGATCAGCCTGGCGATCTTCGGTCTGATCATCCCGGGCATCAACAACTGGGGCCATGGCGGAGGCGTTGTCGCCGGCATCATCCTGGGCAGGCTATTGGGCTACGATCAGCGCCGAGCCGAATCTGCCGCCTATCGCGCAATTGCGGTTCTGTGCGCCGTTGCAACGATCGCTGTCCTTGGCTGGGCACTGGTGGGGGCTTTCTTCTGA